One Candidatus Aegiribacteria sp. genomic window, TGTCTGCTATTGACAGGCTCGATAATCGTAAACATTGTACACCATACCTATGGTGGTATTAACTGATTCAGGAGTAAAATGCAAAACAACCACATTGATATTCTGATAAAAATGGGGCTTTCAATGAATGAAGCCAAAGTCTATCTGGCTCTGCTGAAAAAGAAGATATCGCCGGTTGGAGAGATTGCTACGCTGTCGGGTGTTCCGCAAAAGATGATTTACTATGTGCTGCAGAAACTGATGGGCAAGGGCATGTGCTCGCTTGTTCCCGGAAAAGTAAAAATGTACAAGCCGACCGAACCAGGTGTAGGAATTGGAAGTTTTATCAAAAGAACTCAAAAACAGATCAATTCATCGAAAAAAATGCTGAACGAACTGGAAACGCAATATGAGATCGGTCAGAACGAGACAAGCTCCGTGGAGTGCGTTGAGGTTATTCAGAGTGCGGCGAATGTAGCACAGAGAGTTCTTTCCCTGGAACGTATATCTAAAGATGAAGTGCTGTCATTCAACAAACCTCCTTATGCAATGTCAGAAAGAAACAGAGAAGAACTGCAGGGGTTGAAAAGGGGCACAAGGTACAGATCAATTTACCAGGTATCTGAGGCCAGAAGCTTGATTCCGAGGTCAGTAATGGAAATGTACCGTGAGGCTGGTGAAGAAGTCCGAATTACTGAATCACTGCCGACGAAAATGATGATTTTTGATAGCAGGATTCTGATGTTTGTTCTGGAGGAATGCTTAACATCACAGGAAAGCTTCACTGCCGTGATAATTCAGCGATCCAGCATAATAAACGCAATGAAAGAATTGTTCGAAATGTACTGGTTACAGTCAATGAGTGTTGAGGAATTCAGGGAAGCATACAAGGATTCAATTTCTCCGGAAAACACATGATACTGAAATTGAGTGAGAGAAATTTTGAATTGATCTGCGGATTAACTACCCATTACTTTTAATGGAGGAAGAAAATGAAAAATGCGAGAATGTTACACGGTGCGATGACAATAGCAGTATTGATGATTCTCTCAGGTATTGCCTGGAGTATCGATATTTCGGACGGTTATTATTATCCAACTGAATCCAGAGGACATAATCCACAGGCGATAACAGCCAGCAACTTCGGTCCTCAAATCTACTACTATTCCGGAACTTACAACAGAACATATTACCTGTGGATGCAGCGGGGGGGAACGGGATACTCCATCGAAAATATGGTTCTGTACTACGATCATGATACCGAAGACCTTTCCGAGTCGTACGGTGTGGGTCCCGGAACACCCGGAGCAACCGATTGTCATGCGCACGGGGCTCTTGTAGTTGCCGATGACGGCCACATAATTGTGGTTCATGAAAGGCTGCGGAACACCAGCGGCAGTGGTCATAATGGTAATTATCAGATAAAGCGTTCAGTAAACCCTGAGGATCCTTCAGACGGTTTCACACTGGTGCATGAAACTGCATCAGGTAACTGCTATCCAAAAATCTGGAAAACAGCAAATGGAGATCTTTTTGTGTCATCAAGGTATGGAAGCGATTATTACTACGATCATTACCGGATAATGTTCTACAAATCCACAGATAACGGCTTGACATGGAATGCCGGAAATATCGTTGTAAACTTCGGAACCGCACGGAATTACTGGGCATATCATGCAAGGATAACACAGAGCGACACTAATGGAATCCATCTTGCAGTAAATCGCTGCGATCGTGATCCCGGTTACGGTTACCCGGACTGCTATTACCTGAACAGTCTGGATGGCGAGAACTGGACAAACATAGACGGTTCCTTCACAAAGAATATCATCACAGATGGACCTCTCTCCTGTGATGAGATGGACAGCCATTGCCTTGTACAACACCTTCCTGGAAACAACGAAATAACCTCTCTCGGTTCGGGGTGTTTTTCACCATCAGGCAACCTGTACTTCATCAATGGTGAATCATGGCGTAACAACCCTGATCCAGCCGACTGGTATCTGCGCTACTGGGAAAATGATGAGTGGAAGAAAATAGTAATACCTAATAACGATAAGTCCATGAGTATATACGGAATACATTCTCTTTCGGATGAAGAATTCGATATATACATAGAGTACTGCGGAACACCCATGCATGAAATTCAGAGATGGAAAACAACGGACAGAGGTCTCACCTGGACTGTTGTTGAGGAAATAACCAGTGGAAGCGCTTACGATCACAGATATCCGGTACTTACATCAAATCTTGACGATTCACCGTATCTTTCGCTGACCTCAAGTTATCTTAATGCAAGCAGTTGTGCCGATATCTTCATAATGTCACGGGAGAAACCAACCACTTCCATAGAGGAACAGTCAACATCAGGAATGCATACAGACATGATACTCAATCAGAACAGCCCTAATCCTGTAAATCTTCATACAACTATTTCATATGCTTTACCGGAAACAGGTTCGGTTTCATTAGCTGTTTATGACATCAGCGGAAAACTTGTGGAAACCCTCGTTGACGGAGAAACACAGCAGGAAGGGACTCATTCTATTCTGTGGGATACAGATGAAATGCAATCGGGTATTTACTTCTATCGAATTACTGCTGGAAATACCACTGAAACAAGAATGTGTACCGTACTGAGATAACATAGATTGAAGTCCTGAAGGCCAGTCCGCAGATGCAGCAACTCTGATTGCAGTACCATCATACCGTTACAAATATCGAACAATATCTGACTCCTTGAGAACTCTAGTACACTGTCAGGCATTATCTGTCGTGCCCTGCTCGTTCTTTGATGCCCCTGCGACGTTACGGAATCAGTTACATAGCGTTGCTATGCGCCTTCTTCCGTGCCTTGCAGGAACACCAAATAACTTCGCAATCTCCCGACAACTAATACCTGACAGTGTACTAGTGATGTGAATCCGGAATGATATAATCAATAATCCGGTCGGGGAAAATAAGGCTTGACATCTGAATGAGAAATATTATTGTCCCCTAGGGGACAACTATATGAAGAATCAGGAGAATCAATGAATATCAATCAAGTGAATGAAATATTCAGCTTTATAGATTTAGTGCCCGGTGAGGTTAAGGTCTATCTGGCATTACTTAAAAAGAAGAATTGTACTCCAGCAGAAGTCGCAAAGATATCTGGTTTGAAAAGAACTAAAGTATATGACCTGCTGACATCACTTGAAAAAAAGGGCGCATGCACTTTACTGCAGTCCACTCAGAAGATATACGAACCTGTCGACCCGGATTTTTTAATGGAGAAATTGAATAAAAGGCTTTCTCTGATAACATCCGGCATCAGCGAAGTATTTGAAGAATTGAATAAGCTGTATGATAACCCGCATGACGCTAACGAAACGGTCGACTGCGTGAAGGTTATGAGTGATCCATTACTCGTCCTCAGGAAATTCAATAGTCTCGTTAAACAAGCAAAAGAAGAGATACTGATAAGTTCAGCCGGCGAAAGTATTGCGGTAAAACTGAGTAAGAAAGATAAAGACCTGGCGGAACATCTCAATACTGAATCCGATAGGCTAATGGAAAGTGCGCTTAATAGAAACGTACTTATTCAAGTAATCATCGGTTTAAACGATTTGAACACAGGCATGATTGACGAGCTGAACATGAAGCTATTTGAGTACGATAACTACGATATACGCGTTATCAAGAACATATCATGTAAACAGGCGCTTTTTGACGGTGAACACATAGCTATCGGTCTGCGAGGGATTAGAACAGGGAAATACATTTCCAGCACGATATATCTGCGAGATAAGGGGCTGGGCACTTATTACAGGAAAACATTTTATTCTTACTGGAAAGAAGGGATCTCGATCAAGGATGTTGATCTCGATGTTCTTGTAAACGAACGGAAGATAAAAGTGCTTTAAACCGATTCCGGAATGGTGAGGAAGTGTATGATGAATGCAATACAAAGTAATCGATTGAGGAGATAGAATGTATTCCACAAAAAGAGCTTATTACCTGCTAATACTGACATTTGTGTTAGCAGGGACATCCTCCGCTCAGTGGCAATCAACTGCTGATCTGCCTTATGCCAGGTGGTGTACAGCATGCTGTGCACACAATGGATATGTTTATACTATTGGTGGAGAGCAAACCAGTGTTGCTCACAACAATGTATGGTATTCTGAAATACTTGGCGATGGATCACTGGTAGAACCATGGCTGTCCACAACAAATCTGCCCGGCGCTCGAATGTATCATGGCTGCTTCATTTACAATAACTACCTTTTTGTTCTTGGCGGAGTGGAAAGCGG contains:
- a CDS encoding T9SS type A sorting domain-containing protein — protein: MKNARMLHGAMTIAVLMILSGIAWSIDISDGYYYPTESRGHNPQAITASNFGPQIYYYSGTYNRTYYLWMQRGGTGYSIENMVLYYDHDTEDLSESYGVGPGTPGATDCHAHGALVVADDGHIIVVHERLRNTSGSGHNGNYQIKRSVNPEDPSDGFTLVHETASGNCYPKIWKTANGDLFVSSRYGSDYYYDHYRIMFYKSTDNGLTWNAGNIVVNFGTARNYWAYHARITQSDTNGIHLAVNRCDRDPGYGYPDCYYLNSLDGENWTNIDGSFTKNIITDGPLSCDEMDSHCLVQHLPGNNEITSLGSGCFSPSGNLYFINGESWRNNPDPADWYLRYWENDEWKKIVIPNNDKSMSIYGIHSLSDEEFDIYIEYCGTPMHEIQRWKTTDRGLTWTVVEEITSGSAYDHRYPVLTSNLDDSPYLSLTSSYLNASSCADIFIMSREKPTTSIEEQSTSGMHTDMILNQNSPNPVNLHTTISYALPETGSVSLAVYDISGKLVETLVDGETQQEGTHSILWDTDEMQSGIYFYRITAGNTTETRMCTVLR